The proteins below are encoded in one region of Neoasaia chiangmaiensis:
- a CDS encoding complex I subunit 4 family protein, with translation MMMLPALVILPLLGGIVAWLVGRNATDSRLPWYVSIATLVIETGLLLATTVAAMSATGPWLAHFSMPWVPLLGIDARLDMDGLSLVLLWLSLILSFLCIVVSARDQHESGLFQAMLLATISGVNGVFVATDMFLFFFFWELMLVPMYVLILQWGHEERQRAAMKFFLFTQGSGLLMLLSVLGLVWVHFQRTGVLTFDYFALANTPMSATLSMVLMLGFFIAFAVKLPVVPLHIWLPDTHTQAPTAGSVLLAGILLKTGGYGLIRFVVMLFPTAAAHFTTWALALGVAGILYGAWLSMVQTDMKRLVAYSSVSHLGFVLIGVFSGTPLGVEGAVVQMVAHGLSTGALFTIVGSLQDRLHTRDMRQMGGLWPMLPHLSAMGLIFSIASLGLPGMGNFVGEFLVLFAVWHVSPLAAVLGTVGLVLSAVYSLTMMGRAFFGPERKDRAALPDFGFRPMVLLGVTLVMLIALGTYPQPVLDLVTPAQAASAPGTALRPMR, from the coding sequence ATGATGATGCTCCCTGCCCTGGTCATCCTCCCGCTGCTGGGCGGCATCGTCGCCTGGCTCGTCGGACGGAACGCGACCGATTCCCGCCTGCCCTGGTATGTCTCGATCGCCACGCTGGTGATCGAGACCGGGCTCCTGCTGGCCACCACCGTCGCGGCCATGAGCGCGACCGGACCATGGCTCGCGCATTTCTCCATGCCGTGGGTTCCCCTCCTTGGCATCGACGCGCGGCTGGACATGGACGGGCTCAGCCTCGTCCTGCTCTGGCTGTCCCTGATCCTGTCGTTCCTGTGTATCGTCGTCTCGGCCCGCGACCAGCATGAGTCGGGGCTGTTTCAGGCCATGCTGCTGGCCACAATCTCGGGCGTGAACGGCGTTTTCGTCGCCACCGACATGTTCCTGTTCTTCTTCTTCTGGGAACTGATGCTGGTGCCGATGTATGTTCTGATCCTGCAATGGGGTCATGAAGAGCGCCAGCGCGCGGCGATGAAGTTCTTCCTGTTCACGCAGGGTAGCGGACTGTTGATGCTGCTGTCCGTCCTCGGGCTTGTCTGGGTGCATTTCCAGCGCACCGGCGTGCTGACTTTCGATTACTTCGCGCTCGCGAACACGCCCATGTCCGCCACCCTGTCCATGGTGCTGATGCTGGGATTCTTCATTGCCTTTGCCGTGAAGCTGCCGGTCGTGCCGCTGCATATCTGGCTGCCGGACACCCACACGCAGGCGCCGACGGCGGGCAGCGTCCTGCTGGCCGGAATCCTGCTGAAAACCGGTGGCTACGGACTGATCCGCTTCGTCGTCATGCTCTTCCCCACGGCGGCGGCACATTTCACGACATGGGCGCTGGCGCTCGGGGTGGCCGGCATTCTCTACGGCGCCTGGCTGTCCATGGTGCAAACCGACATGAAGCGGCTGGTGGCCTATAGCAGCGTCAGCCACCTCGGCTTCGTGCTGATCGGCGTCTTTTCCGGCACACCGCTGGGCGTCGAAGGCGCGGTGGTGCAGATGGTGGCGCATGGGCTGAGCACGGGCGCGCTGTTCACCATCGTCGGCTCGTTGCAGGACAGGCTGCACACGCGCGACATGCGGCAGATGGGCGGCCTGTGGCCGATGCTGCCACACCTCTCGGCCATGGGACTGATCTTCTCCATCGCCTCTCTCGGCCTGCCGGGCATGGGCAATTTCGTGGGCGAGTTCCTGGTGCTGTTCGCGGTCTGGCATGTCAGCCCGCTGGCGGCGGTGCTCGGCACGGTCGGGCTGGTCCTGTCGGCCGTCTATTCGCTGACGATGATGGGGCGTGCGTTCTTCGGGCCGGAGCGGAAGGATCGTGCCGCCCTGCCGGATTTCGGCTTTCGCCCCATGGTGTTGCTGGGCGTCACGCTCGTCATGCTGATCGCACTCGGCACCTATCCGCAACCCGTTCTGGATCTGGTGACACCCGCGCAGGCGGCAAGCGCCCCCGGCACGGCGCTTCGTCCGATGCGCTAA
- a CDS encoding TonB-dependent receptor plug domain-containing protein encodes MKHNIARNFRRSRTLLLTFSAMSGMTVVPAMAQTTSAPTHTVHKAHAKKTRATTRTTTTTPVAAAPVAPAGTAASRNASVVSQTVPTEAAPVRSGSENIVVTGTLFRDPNATSASPITHITSRDLQQRGIKTVSQAMQLLSSNGAGNLTNAWSAGGGFAAGGSAPSLRGLSTDSTLVLMDGQRNSYYPLADDGERNFVDTNWIPQSIVQTIDVQQDGGSATYGADAVAGVVNIITRKEIKGFEGNAEGGLSQRGDSGHQRLYATYGHGDLNNDGYNFYVNSEYQQDDPLYYRQLQGPYNNGDLTGIGGTNGNYNILQDGTIRNFTGTPTALVRPSNGAGGGVGPWQVLNPAGCGATGGALVTGTQTAGDGGRSQACTMNSQRYEQVAPDQRRISATAHFTANVTENSQLTAMFNYSQNRTIVTGTPYGTYGSTSYTQDLQANVQGTPLPATLPNGQLNPNDPFASQGQAAQIAYRYGDLIPTTQALSQNFRGSVDYGGSVASKWGSDWIYDVNFVGMNTLLDQRITGVPTINGEINAINNGTYNFVDPSQNSQAVLNSIAPPNVIHARTQEYSGQATLSKGLFRLPGGMTKLAIGGNWRYEALNDPSANPSHPDDPGEQYTGYINPVNARGHRWVESGFFEVNLPFIKMLNADVSGRYDHYSEGFSHFSPKVGVQFKPFKQLTLRGTFSNGFRVPSFAETGGSNVGYTSYTITNPAFLAQHLNPDGSIDPYAQAYRIGNNTAGNPNLRPETSTNFTGGPIFRPTNWLTLSAEYYFIRKNHYIAPNPIGVQTVADAWVANGNAGLPPNVTVTPGIPDPQNPGGSLRPGIINLGYINTNKISTDGVDLSFEAHSRLPGALHDVLWFSKGTATYVRSLNLTLPDGEVQHYAGTLGPYGAVSGSGTPRWRANWQNSFTYKKLTLTPTVYYTSGYKNVAEDQTGADSRFGCGDNVLTSSSFVPTRCHTKSFWDVDLTVNYKFSKRWSAYANVYNLLGFRAPYDFGTYGGYLYNSSWAQNGVVLRSFQFGMNVTL; translated from the coding sequence ATGAAACACAATATCGCCAGAAATTTTCGGCGAAGCCGAACGTTGCTGCTGACCTTCTCCGCGATGAGCGGCATGACCGTCGTCCCGGCAATGGCACAGACCACGAGCGCGCCGACACATACCGTTCACAAGGCGCATGCGAAGAAAACGCGTGCGACCACCCGCACCACAACCACCACGCCCGTGGCGGCGGCACCGGTCGCGCCGGCAGGCACGGCCGCCAGCCGGAATGCCAGCGTGGTTTCGCAGACCGTGCCGACGGAAGCCGCGCCGGTCCGGTCCGGTTCGGAAAACATCGTGGTGACGGGCACGCTCTTCCGCGATCCGAATGCCACCAGCGCCTCGCCGATCACGCACATCACCTCACGCGATCTGCAGCAGCGCGGCATCAAGACCGTCTCGCAGGCCATGCAGCTTCTGTCATCCAACGGCGCGGGCAACCTCACCAACGCCTGGTCGGCGGGCGGCGGTTTCGCGGCCGGCGGCTCCGCGCCGTCCCTTCGCGGCCTGAGCACGGATTCCACGCTCGTGCTGATGGACGGCCAGCGCAACTCCTACTACCCCCTCGCGGACGACGGCGAACGTAACTTCGTCGATACGAACTGGATTCCGCAATCCATCGTCCAGACGATCGACGTCCAGCAGGACGGCGGTTCCGCGACTTACGGCGCCGACGCGGTGGCGGGTGTCGTCAACATCATCACCCGTAAGGAAATCAAGGGCTTCGAAGGCAACGCCGAAGGCGGCCTCAGCCAGCGCGGCGATTCGGGCCATCAGCGCCTGTATGCCACGTATGGTCATGGCGACCTGAACAACGACGGCTACAACTTCTACGTCAACTCCGAGTATCAGCAGGACGATCCGCTGTATTACCGCCAGCTTCAGGGGCCGTACAACAACGGCGACCTGACCGGCATCGGCGGGACGAACGGCAATTATAATATCCTGCAGGACGGCACGATCCGGAACTTCACCGGCACGCCGACCGCGCTGGTGCGCCCCAGCAATGGCGCAGGCGGCGGCGTCGGCCCATGGCAGGTGCTCAATCCCGCCGGATGCGGTGCGACGGGTGGCGCACTCGTTACAGGCACGCAGACTGCCGGTGACGGTGGCCGCAGCCAGGCCTGCACCATGAACTCGCAGCGTTACGAGCAGGTCGCGCCAGATCAGCGGCGCATCAGCGCCACAGCGCACTTCACGGCCAACGTGACCGAAAATTCGCAGTTGACCGCGATGTTCAACTATTCGCAGAACCGGACCATCGTCACGGGGACGCCTTACGGCACGTATGGCAGCACGTCCTATACCCAGGATTTGCAGGCCAACGTGCAAGGCACGCCGCTGCCGGCCACCTTGCCGAACGGTCAGCTTAACCCGAACGATCCGTTCGCAAGCCAGGGGCAGGCCGCCCAGATCGCCTATCGTTATGGCGACCTGATCCCGACGACGCAGGCGCTGAGCCAGAACTTCCGCGGCTCCGTCGACTATGGTGGGTCCGTGGCTTCCAAATGGGGTTCGGACTGGATTTACGACGTCAATTTCGTTGGCATGAACACGCTGCTCGATCAGCGCATCACGGGCGTGCCGACCATCAACGGCGAAATCAACGCGATCAACAACGGCACGTATAATTTCGTCGATCCGTCGCAGAATTCTCAGGCCGTTCTGAACTCGATCGCGCCGCCGAACGTCATTCATGCCCGCACGCAGGAATATTCCGGGCAGGCAACGCTGAGCAAGGGCCTGTTCCGCCTGCCGGGCGGTATGACGAAGCTCGCGATCGGCGGCAACTGGCGTTATGAGGCGTTGAACGACCCGAGCGCCAACCCGTCTCATCCGGACGATCCGGGCGAGCAGTACACGGGCTACATCAACCCTGTGAACGCGCGCGGTCATCGCTGGGTGGAATCAGGCTTCTTCGAAGTCAACCTGCCGTTCATCAAGATGCTGAATGCCGACGTCTCCGGTCGTTACGATCATTATTCGGAAGGCTTCAGCCACTTCTCGCCGAAGGTCGGCGTGCAGTTCAAGCCGTTCAAGCAGTTGACGCTGCGTGGCACGTTCTCCAACGGCTTCCGCGTGCCGAGCTTCGCGGAAACCGGCGGCTCGAACGTCGGCTACACGTCCTACACCATCACGAACCCGGCCTTCCTGGCGCAGCATCTCAATCCGGACGGCTCGATCGATCCGTATGCGCAGGCCTATCGTATCGGCAACAACACGGCCGGCAACCCGAACCTGCGCCCGGAAACCTCGACCAACTTCACGGGCGGCCCGATCTTCCGTCCCACGAACTGGCTGACGCTGAGCGCGGAATACTACTTCATCCGCAAGAACCACTACATCGCGCCGAACCCGATCGGTGTGCAGACGGTGGCGGATGCGTGGGTCGCGAATGGCAATGCAGGCCTGCCGCCGAACGTGACGGTCACGCCGGGCATCCCCGACCCGCAAAATCCGGGTGGATCGCTGCGCCCGGGTATCATCAACCTCGGCTACATCAACACGAACAAGATCTCCACGGATGGTGTCGATCTGTCGTTCGAGGCGCATTCCCGCCTGCCGGGCGCGCTGCATGATGTCCTGTGGTTCAGCAAGGGCACGGCTACCTATGTCCGCAGCCTGAACCTGACCCTGCCGGACGGCGAAGTGCAACATTACGCCGGCACGCTTGGCCCGTATGGCGCGGTGTCTGGCTCAGGAACGCCGCGCTGGCGCGCCAACTGGCAGAACAGCTTCACCTACAAGAAGCTGACCCTCACGCCGACCGTCTACTACACCAGCGGCTACAAGAACGTGGCCGAAGACCAGACGGGCGCGGACAGCCGCTTCGGCTGCGGTGACAACGTGCTGACCTCGAGCTCCTTCGTGCCGACGCGTTGCCACACCAAGTCGTTCTGGGACGTGGACCTGACCGTGAACTACAAGTTCAGCAAGCGCTGGTCCGCCTATGCCAACGTCTACAACCTGCTCGGCTTCCGCGCACCGTACGACTTCGGCACCTATGGCGGTTATCTCTACAACTCGTCCTGGGCACAGAACGGCGTGGTCCTGCGTTCCTTCCAGTTCGGCATGAACGTCACGCTCTGA
- a CDS encoding TonB-dependent receptor — protein sequence MVFLVAKPRRLTRAMLMAACLGAPSFACAAPVVNLPELDVTTTAPLMDGPQAASSLSPQALRQRRLSSADSAELFARQPGVSLYGAGGISSLPVINGMADDRVATIVDGVRIEPACPNHMNPALSYISPDMVANATAIAGITPVSMGGDSIAGTISVERRDPKFARRGKILFTGWARGAYHSNGNGWEGGLSTTVASDLLSLNYSASYAERGNYHMGGGGGPVLSSAYKTYSHSVTAGLHKGGNLLALTFGQTDTPYEGFPNQYMDMTNNRSTFVNGKYSGVFDWGSLDVRGYWQRVSHAMNDLEDKGGHTWNTGMPMNDDSRQAGYAIKATLPLGSWNTLRLGNSFDHQGLNDWWPPLPGSMMMGPDTYHNINGGVRDRLGDYAEWEARWTPRFQTLFGIRNDLVMMNTGNVSPYSTATMGMSGMMGMMSNMTVTDTAAANAFNAQDHRHTDVNFDVTALAHWDAAKTFSLEGGYARKTRSPNFFERYAWGRSQMAATMIGWFGDGNGYVGNNNLSPEIANTASITADWHDAGQKRWDVKVQPYYTYVQHYVNVNRLATYANGFGLLQFVNHNAQIYGINASGHYQAWSSPAWGTGVFSTKIDWVRGQDLDAHTGLYHQMPTNGFVALDETFGDLTGRAEVVLVKRKSSIDALRTEPRTPGYALLNLSASYKWRMARIELGLDNVLNQRAYQPLGGYALGNYIARGNLMPVGVMGRSVNLSVTTSF from the coding sequence ATGGTTTTTCTTGTCGCAAAGCCGCGTCGTCTGACGCGCGCCATGCTGATGGCCGCCTGCCTTGGCGCGCCGTCGTTCGCCTGTGCCGCCCCGGTCGTCAACCTGCCGGAGCTCGATGTCACCACGACCGCGCCGCTCATGGACGGGCCGCAGGCTGCCAGTTCCCTTTCCCCGCAAGCCTTACGCCAGAGGCGGCTCAGTTCCGCGGATAGCGCGGAACTTTTCGCGCGCCAGCCGGGCGTCAGCCTGTATGGCGCAGGGGGGATCTCGTCCCTGCCGGTCATCAACGGCATGGCGGACGACCGGGTGGCGACGATTGTGGACGGCGTGCGGATCGAACCCGCATGTCCCAATCACATGAATCCGGCGCTGTCCTATATCTCGCCGGATATGGTCGCGAATGCGACGGCGATCGCAGGCATCACGCCCGTCAGTATGGGGGGCGACAGCATCGCGGGCACGATCAGCGTCGAACGACGCGATCCGAAATTCGCCCGACGGGGAAAAATCCTGTTCACCGGCTGGGCGCGCGGTGCCTATCACAGTAACGGCAATGGCTGGGAAGGCGGCCTGAGCACCACGGTCGCCAGCGATCTGCTCAGCCTGAACTACAGCGCCTCCTATGCCGAGCGTGGAAACTACCACATGGGTGGCGGCGGCGGTCCCGTCCTTTCCAGCGCCTACAAGACCTACAGCCATAGCGTCACCGCCGGGCTCCACAAGGGCGGCAATCTTCTGGCCCTGACCTTCGGCCAGACGGATACCCCTTACGAGGGCTTTCCCAATCAGTACATGGACATGACCAATAACCGTTCCACCTTCGTGAACGGCAAATATAGCGGTGTGTTCGATTGGGGATCGCTGGACGTGCGCGGCTACTGGCAGCGCGTCTCGCACGCGATGAACGATCTTGAGGACAAGGGCGGCCATACGTGGAACACCGGCATGCCGATGAACGACGATTCGCGTCAGGCCGGCTACGCCATCAAGGCCACATTGCCGCTCGGCAGCTGGAACACCTTGCGACTGGGTAATTCCTTCGATCATCAGGGGCTGAACGACTGGTGGCCGCCGCTGCCGGGCAGCATGATGATGGGGCCGGACACCTACCACAACATCAATGGCGGCGTGCGCGACCGGCTGGGCGATTACGCCGAGTGGGAAGCGCGCTGGACGCCGCGCTTCCAAACATTGTTTGGCATTCGCAACGATCTGGTAATGATGAACACCGGCAACGTATCGCCCTACAGCACGGCGACGATGGGCATGAGCGGCATGATGGGCATGATGTCGAACATGACCGTCACCGACACGGCGGCCGCCAATGCCTTCAACGCGCAGGACCATCGCCACACGGATGTGAATTTCGATGTCACGGCGTTGGCGCACTGGGACGCGGCGAAAACCTTCTCGCTGGAAGGCGGATACGCGCGCAAGACACGCTCGCCGAATTTCTTCGAGCGCTATGCATGGGGCCGCAGCCAGATGGCGGCGACCATGATCGGCTGGTTCGGCGATGGTAACGGTTACGTCGGCAACAACAACCTGTCGCCGGAGATCGCCAATACCGCGTCGATCACCGCCGACTGGCACGATGCCGGGCAGAAGCGCTGGGATGTCAAGGTGCAGCCCTATTACACCTATGTGCAGCACTACGTGAACGTGAACCGTCTCGCGACCTATGCGAACGGTTTCGGCCTGCTGCAATTCGTCAATCACAATGCGCAGATCTACGGCATCAATGCCTCCGGCCATTATCAGGCATGGTCGTCGCCGGCTTGGGGAACGGGCGTGTTCAGCACCAAGATCGACTGGGTGCGCGGCCAGGATCTGGATGCTCATACCGGTCTTTATCACCAGATGCCGACCAACGGTTTCGTGGCGCTGGACGAGACGTTCGGCGACCTGACGGGCCGCGCCGAGGTCGTGCTGGTGAAGCGCAAGAGCTCGATCGACGCGCTGCGCACCGAGCCACGCACGCCGGGTTACGCGCTGCTGAATCTGAGCGCGTCCTACAAATGGCGGATGGCGCGGATCGAACTGGGGCTGGACAACGTGCTCAATCAGCGCGCCTATCAGCCGCTTGGCGGCTATGCGCTGGGCAACTATATCGCGCGCGGCAATCTCATGCCGGTCGGCGTCATGGGGCGCTCGGTCAATCTGAGCGTCACGACATCGTTCTGA
- a CDS encoding DUF2946 family protein produces the protein MTARRAIAGGLMRPAIGWACFVLIGLIGQMILMGAARPGEMPRATLERLTGHVVTQAAVMTPDCGMAMGSMAMPKDHRKPGHDADAACFLCPLLTLGPVIFQTLPPLPAPTVLVRRIMRGFAAARAPPSLPWQRALARGPPALFTTG, from the coding sequence ATGACCGCACGCCGTGCAATTGCCGGAGGATTGATGCGGCCCGCCATCGGCTGGGCCTGCTTCGTCCTGATCGGGCTGATCGGCCAGATGATCCTGATGGGGGCCGCCCGTCCCGGCGAAATGCCGCGCGCGACGCTGGAACGTCTGACCGGCCATGTGGTGACGCAGGCCGCCGTCATGACGCCGGATTGCGGCATGGCAATGGGCAGCATGGCCATGCCCAAGGACCACCGGAAGCCGGGTCACGACGCGGACGCCGCCTGTTTTCTCTGTCCGCTGCTGACGCTTGGCCCGGTCATTTTCCAGACATTGCCGCCGCTGCCCGCGCCCACCGTCCTCGTGCGGCGGATCATGCGCGGTTTCGCGGCCGCGCGCGCCCCGCCATCGCTGCCGTGGCAGCGTGCACTGGCACGCGGTCCGCCCGCACTCTTCACGACCGGCTGA
- a CDS encoding TonB family protein: MKEASRLPNTACQIRAMGTLLDAMISDRLTSDPTQALARPIRPPSRQALWIALGAVLLAHAILISVLFNARVHVVPPPAERATQLIFESPAPPPLRALPPPAPLPAPSMPVSPPEALPETDALPDVGVPPKIVSSRPANIPRQRLAAPATSHALPHVPAYIPLPANAPTEAGDGARRNAPAPNCAAQTPPYPASAQVMHETGMAVVSLVVAPGGGVAKVEIVTSSGYDDLDDAAVAAARSARCVNDGGQSATLRLPVHFRMD, encoded by the coding sequence ATGAAAGAGGCTTCTCGGCTTCCGAACACGGCTTGTCAAATCCGCGCGATGGGCACATTGCTGGACGCCATGATATCGGACCGTCTGACATCCGATCCCACGCAGGCGCTGGCGCGCCCGATCCGCCCGCCATCAAGGCAGGCGTTGTGGATTGCGCTTGGGGCCGTGCTGCTGGCGCACGCCATACTGATAAGCGTGCTGTTCAATGCGCGCGTGCATGTCGTGCCGCCGCCCGCCGAACGCGCGACGCAACTGATCTTCGAGTCGCCCGCACCGCCGCCATTGCGCGCGTTACCGCCGCCCGCGCCCCTGCCAGCGCCTTCCATGCCTGTCAGCCCGCCGGAAGCCCTGCCGGAAACCGATGCGCTCCCCGATGTCGGCGTGCCGCCGAAAATTGTCTCCTCACGACCCGCCAATATACCGCGGCAGCGATTGGCCGCACCCGCGACATCACATGCCCTCCCGCATGTCCCCGCCTATATTCCCTTGCCGGCGAATGCACCGACCGAAGCTGGCGACGGCGCGCGCAGAAATGCGCCGGCGCCGAACTGCGCGGCCCAGACGCCGCCTTACCCGGCCAGCGCGCAGGTCATGCATGAAACGGGCATGGCCGTCGTTTCGCTGGTTGTGGCGCCGGGCGGCGGCGTGGCGAAGGTGGAAATCGTCACCAGCAGCGGTTACGACGATCTGGATGACGCCGCCGTCGCCGCGGCACGTTCGGCGCGCTGCGTCAATGACGGCGGCCAGTCGGCAACGCTTCGGCTGCCGGTGCATTTCAGGATGGACTGA
- a CDS encoding bifunctional riboflavin kinase/FAD synthetase — protein sequence MTLHTDWCAIPKEARGTVAALGNFDGVHRGHLHLLRTLHAARPDRPLAAVTFEPHPRELFRPQDPPLRLMTSAAREQALTQHGVKHVFQLPFDADFSHLSPEAFVDDVLHAGLGVRHVACGPDFAFGHRRRGDIPFLEKRLERLDIGLTVVPPLADIGGPYSSTRIRRLLQEGYPERVVEELGTFWTITGIVAHGDKRGRLLGFPTANIPLGQHIEPARGVYAVTVRLPDGRVLPGVANIGRRPTINDGQESRVEVHIFDFEGDLYGQELGVTLYALLREERRFSGLDELKAQIARDADEARARLAAIL from the coding sequence ATGACCCTGCATACGGACTGGTGCGCGATACCGAAGGAAGCGCGGGGCACCGTCGCGGCACTCGGCAATTTCGACGGGGTGCATCGCGGCCATCTCCATCTGTTGCGCACGCTGCATGCCGCCCGTCCCGACCGGCCGCTTGCCGCCGTGACCTTCGAGCCGCATCCGCGCGAGCTGTTCCGCCCGCAGGACCCGCCACTGCGTCTGATGACCTCGGCGGCCCGTGAGCAGGCATTGACGCAACATGGCGTGAAGCATGTCTTCCAGTTGCCCTTCGATGCGGATTTCTCCCATCTGTCGCCCGAGGCGTTCGTCGACGATGTCCTGCATGCCGGGCTCGGGGTGCGGCACGTCGCCTGCGGGCCGGACTTCGCTTTCGGTCATCGCCGCCGTGGCGATATCCCGTTTCTGGAGAAACGGCTGGAGCGGCTGGACATCGGGCTGACGGTCGTGCCGCCGCTGGCCGATATCGGTGGTCCCTATTCGTCCACGCGCATTCGCCGGCTTCTGCAGGAAGGCTATCCGGAACGTGTCGTGGAAGAGCTCGGCACGTTCTGGACCATTACCGGCATCGTGGCGCATGGCGACAAGCGTGGGCGGCTTCTGGGTTTTCCGACGGCCAATATCCCTCTCGGCCAGCATATCGAACCGGCGCGCGGCGTGTATGCCGTCACGGTGCGTCTGCCGGATGGGCGGGTATTGCCCGGCGTCGCCAATATCGGGCGTCGCCCGACCATCAACGATGGTCAGGAAAGCCGGGTTGAAGTGCATATCTTCGACTTCGAGGGCGACCTGTATGGCCAGGAACTGGGCGTGACGCTGTATGCCCTGCTTCGGGAAGAGCGCCGCTTCAGCGGGCTGGACGAGTTGAAGGCCCAGATCGCGCGGGATGCGGACGAAGCCCGCGCCCGGCTTGCTGCCATTCTCTAG
- the mtnC gene encoding acireductone synthase: MSRIRLVLLDIEGTTLPIAFVRDTLFPYAARTLPALLETQGDDPRVRVALGDIEREFPGRAPLDVIRDWMARDIKAAPLKTLQGLAWKQGFDDGELRARLYDDVPPALEAWHTAGLRLAVYSSGSANAQRQLYGHTQVGDLTRLFEAFYDLDIGGKKVAESYTEIAERAGVLPGEILFLSDVGAELDAARAAGMRICQLVRAQDDTRPYPGVPQAVDLAAVAKEFGLPVA, translated from the coding sequence ATGAGCAGGATCCGTCTCGTTCTGCTGGATATCGAAGGCACGACACTGCCGATCGCGTTCGTGCGCGATACGCTGTTTCCCTATGCCGCCCGCACCTTGCCCGCGCTGCTGGAAACGCAGGGCGACGATCCGCGCGTGCGGGTGGCGCTTGGCGATATCGAACGCGAGTTTCCCGGTCGCGCGCCGCTGGATGTCATCCGCGACTGGATGGCGCGGGACATCAAGGCCGCGCCGCTCAAGACATTACAGGGGTTGGCGTGGAAGCAGGGCTTCGACGATGGCGAACTGCGCGCCCGGCTGTACGATGATGTGCCGCCCGCCCTGGAAGCCTGGCATACGGCGGGCCTGCGCCTGGCGGTCTATTCGTCGGGTTCGGCCAATGCGCAGCGCCAGCTTTATGGCCATACGCAGGTCGGCGATCTGACGCGGCTGTTCGAGGCGTTCTACGATCTGGACATCGGCGGCAAGAAAGTGGCCGAAAGCTATACGGAGATTGCCGAGCGCGCCGGCGTGCTGCCGGGCGAGATCCTGTTTCTCTCCGATGTCGGCGCGGAACTCGATGCCGCGCGCGCCGCGGGCATGCGGATCTGCCAGCTGGTGCGCGCGCAGGACGACACCCGACCCTATCCCGGCGTGCCACAGGCTGTGGATCTTGCCGCCGTGGCCAAAGAGTTCGGGCTGCCGGTGGCATGA
- a CDS encoding 1,2-dihydroxy-3-keto-5-methylthiopentene dioxygenase: MSRLTIYRDDAPETKLLDTDRPRQIAETLQPLGIRFERWDAPVVPPKDADADTVLDAYRPYLDGLMGETGAGSADVVRINARTPDLSALRDKFLSEHTHSEDEVRFFVHGQGAFVLHIDSKVYSVLCTQGDLISVPAGIPHWFDAGLAPDVVALRVFTDTTGWVAQYTGDEIARRFPAEIPDKAAA; the protein is encoded by the coding sequence ATGAGCCGACTGACCATCTATCGTGATGACGCACCCGAGACGAAGCTGCTCGATACGGACCGACCGCGCCAGATCGCCGAGACGTTGCAGCCTCTGGGCATTCGCTTCGAGCGATGGGACGCGCCGGTCGTCCCGCCGAAGGACGCCGATGCCGATACGGTGCTGGACGCCTATCGCCCCTATCTGGACGGCCTGATGGGCGAGACGGGCGCCGGTTCGGCGGACGTGGTGCGCATCAACGCGCGCACGCCCGATCTGTCCGCCCTGCGGGACAAGTTCCTGTCCGAACATACCCATAGCGAGGACGAGGTGCGCTTCTTCGTCCATGGGCAGGGTGCGTTCGTCCTGCATATCGACAGCAAGGTCTATTCCGTCCTGTGCACGCAGGGGGACCTGATCTCCGTCCCGGCGGGTATCCCGCACTGGTTCGATGCGGGACTTGCGCCGGATGTGGTGGCGCTGCGCGTGTTCACGGACACGACCGGCTGGGTCGCGCAATATACCGGCGATGAGATCGCGCGCCGTTTCCCGGCGGAGATTCCGGACAAGGCCGCCGCATGA
- a CDS encoding methylthioribulose 1-phosphate dehydratase, whose amino-acid sequence MLEHDTAWRQAAQDIVRAGQRMDQRGWVPATAGNISRRLADGRIAITRSGGHKGFLTEDDVIEIDPAGRPRADGQRASAETLLHTQIYAHDPRAGAVLHGHSVAATVLSMAATAPAIRLTDYEVLKVFEGQKTHATSIDVPIFDNDQDIARLAATVAPFLGKMPGGYVIRGHGVYVWGPDMPTALARLEGLEFLLACELERRKQ is encoded by the coding sequence ATGTTGGAGCATGACACCGCCTGGCGACAGGCGGCACAGGATATCGTGCGCGCGGGCCAGCGGATGGATCAGCGCGGATGGGTGCCGGCCACGGCGGGCAATATCAGCCGCCGGCTGGCCGACGGGCGGATCGCGATCACGCGTTCCGGGGGCCACAAGGGTTTCCTGACCGAGGACGACGTGATCGAGATCGATCCGGCGGGCCGCCCACGCGCGGACGGGCAGCGGGCCAGCGCGGAGACGCTCCTGCACACGCAGATCTACGCGCACGATCCACGTGCCGGCGCCGTGCTGCACGGTCATTCGGTGGCGGCGACGGTACTATCGATGGCGGCGACCGCCCCGGCGATCCGTTTGACGGATTACGAGGTGCTCAAGGTCTTCGAAGGCCAGAAGACGCACGCGACGAGCATCGATGTGCCGATCTTCGACAACGATCAGGACATCGCCCGCCTTGCGGCGACTGTGGCGCCTTTTTTGGGAAAAATGCCCGGCGGCTATGTGATTCGTGGGCATGGTGTCTATGTCTGGGGGCCGGACATGCCGACCGCCCTGGCGCGGCTGGAAGGTCTGGAATTCCTGTTGGCCTGTGAGTTGGAAAGGCGGAAACAATGA